In the Vanessa atalanta chromosome 13, ilVanAtal1.2, whole genome shotgun sequence genome, cgtctgagtaggtacccaCCACtgactcatcatatattctaccgctatgCAGCAATACTTATTGCTTTATTAGGTCAGTGTAAATACatgcacaagtgacataacaactgaatttattacaaaaaaaaaaaaacttacagcgccaatatctatgggcagtggtcacCATTTACACTCGTGTGGCACATTGTCTGGTCTTTTTTATATAGCATAAGTATTCTATAGAAAAAGAAGTGTAGCTTGTACCCGGTAGTAAACTCAGGAAATATCAGTTAGGGCTAATACAAAGATGACATGAGTTTTCTATTCAGAAATTCTCAGGAGCAGAGAGTGCTTGGGAAAACACGCATAGCTGTTTATCCTGTGCCTTAACTTTCCGGTCGTATCAAATTACCCTCCCATCGTATTATGAGAATTAGAGGAACGACGGCGAGAGGTCATTGGTCTACCAGACAACATCATCATAACGACAAGGAGATGGGAGAGATCACTctagaatacaaaaaaaaaaatcatcattcgCGAAAAATTTTGGTATACAAGGTGTTTGTCGGTAgacattaattttagtatttaattcacGTTCCAGTACGGTTTCAACATGGTGATTCAGCACAGGGAAGCTATCAACAGCATAGCTCTTTCCCTAGTCCACCATTCCTTACGAACAAAGGCGTTAGTGCTGGAATTACTAGCGGCAATCTGCCTGGTGAAGGGAGGCCATCAGATCATCCTGTCCGCGTTTGATAACTTCAAGGAAGTCGTCGGAGAGCCGCGGCGGTTCCACACATTGATGGAATACTTCATGAATTATGATACGTTCCACATCGAATTTATGGTGAGTGTTCtctatagaattatataatcgACTTTATTATATCGTATAAACTTAACGTATCTTTTTCGCTCCCAGGTGGCGTGTATGCAGTTCGTGAATGTCATAGTTCACTCGGTTGAAGATATGAACTTCAGGGTGCACCTGCAGTACGAGTTCACGGCGCTCAAGCTAGACGACTACTTGGAGAGGCTGAGGCTCTGTGAAAGCGAGGACTTGCAAGTGAGCatgatgtatttaaatacaatcaagTTCTACTACTCATGACTGCTTCTGGACTTTATATAACTAAACCGAATCGAACTGTTAGAAAAGAACACGATAtaagtatttcaattatttccCCCCTAAAATGACTTTACATATTTGTTAGTAGCCcctacattacatacattacacattagcagcctgtaattttctgAGCAGGGCTaaagcctcttctccctttgaggagaaggtatggagcatattccactacgctgctccaatgcgggctaatggaattcacatgtggcagaatttcgttgaaattagacacatgcaggtttcctcacgatgttttccttcaccgccgagtacgagatgaattataaacacaatttaagaacatgaaaattcagtgatgcttgcctgggtttgaacccaatatcatcggttaagatgcacgcgttctaaccacctaAATATTAGTCAAATTTTAggtaaaaagtagtctatgtccgTCCTTTGGATTCCGGTTTGCTTCATAAcaagttttatcaaattcggttcagccGTATAGACGGACAGATAGGCACAGTTACTTTTGtcgttataatattagtatagattaattttattaaataattaaaccacTCAGTAGCTAGGAGTGATACACCTAGATCATatataaggttattttttaacagcttttgaatttgatgaaaacaAAAAGACAGTTCTTGATTACAATCGCTCTTGAATTAGTTATTGTATACGATGTAATAATTGTATGTTCCAGGTACAAATCTCGGCCTACCTCGACAACGTGTTCGACGTGGCGGCGCTCATGGAGGACAGCGAGACGAAGACGGCGGCGCTGGAGAAGGCCAACGAGCTGGAGGATGAACTTGGACATGTACGTTTATTTCACATTCATACAATTGATCAgttgaattgatttttttttaagtttattaatccTATTTGATCAAACAATATTTAAGATGTAAAGTATatccgttttattttttttgttttttatgttacaaCCTTAATTACCTTTAATACTAATTCAGCACAGTGCAAATGTCGGAGAATTTAAACAGAAATGTACAAAAATTGAATCCTGAAAATACTCATAAACTTGTTCCTATCGGCAACATTcttcttggtagtagggctttgtgcctgtgtaggtaccaccctacCATCAGATTTTTTAGCGCCAAACtccagtactctgtattgttgtattccgttttgaaggatgagttagccagtgtaactttagacacaagggacataacatcttagtttggatgtaaggaatagttactGTTTCTTATAGCGACATTGTCTGGGTGGTGGTCATCTtgtggcccatttacccgtTTGCctgtgtatataatttaaaaaaaaaacaatacaatatgcGAACTATGGtacaatatatacttaaatgaatattacagtggtataataataatggcTTTCGAAACTAGGCTCACGAGCGTCTAACAGCACTGGAGCGCGAAGCCATCGCGAAGCAGGCGACGCTGGAGGCCGAGCTGGCGCAGGTGCGGCACGAGAGGGACCAGCTCGCTGAGGCCAGGAGGCAGGTCGTGGAGGAGGTACGTTTGCTCGTTAACGGAAGGGAGCACCGTATTTATTGTTTGCCAAGTGCGTTGCcgataataagtggtcacctttGTTGATACGTCAGTACGTATCAACAAAGGTGTCAGTACGTatcaacaaaatttataatacaatatcagtatattgtattataaattttgtttaaacaaatttgCAATAGAATAGTTTTGCTTTCAATTGAAATAGGAAACATTCTTAATCTCTAATTTAATCTTTCGAACTGAAACTGCGATTAATGTATAGAATACAATCagttaatgtaaatgttataaCATTAGTAAACTAACGATTTAATAAAGGCACATAAGATATAAGATATAAAGGCATATAATAAGaaccacattttttttaattcaacgtcATTAGTCTGAATAATTACATAGATCAAGtcatcatatataaatactctGTGTATAATCAGGTTTCGACACTGAGGCGAGCGCAGCAAGATTCAAGGAACAGACAGTCGATGCTCGAATCTAAAGTTCAGGAGTTGGAATCTCTCACTAAATCATTACCGCGGGGTGCTTCGAGTAAGttctactttttttaaagtatttgataTCGAGCAATtggaccacttgatggtaagtggtcaccactgcccatagacattggtgacGTAGGTTTTTACCATTCATACGtggccaatgcgctaccaaacttaagaaacaaaatgttatgtcccttgtgtgaGAACTGACTCCAGTTACACCTTCTCACTTTCTTACTCATCCTTCACACCAGAACACtacaaaatattgctgcttgactGTTAGATTTATGTTGACTGAGTGATATCTATTATGTACCCAGACTGGTTTTCAAACTGAgaatcttggtggtagggaccAAGTAtgtcaacataatattatgttacgtACCGATCTTCGAACAAACTATATGTGATTGGTTAATAGTGTCAGTCGAGATGGGCAAATGAAAGAccatgagatttagacatagacaattttattactttttactaaatggtatatttttaacatttttaagaaaaGACCGCTAGTCTACATTTGCTGTTTATCAGTCAGGTCCAATAGCGAATTAACTTCTACTTTGAATTCACTGTAAGAAGACATTCTCTAATTGTAGCacttgtatttgtattatactaCAATAATCTTTATCGTGTATTTCAGTGGGTGCTATTTCTACACACGCTCTATGTAACGGTACCGTCAACGGTCACGTGTCGCCACCTGGAACTTTAACCAACGGAGACGCACACCAACCCCTACCTAAACCGCCAACTCCCCCTCCAGCACCAGTATTACCACCTCCACCGCCAGCACCACTACCTCCGCCTCCTCCCCCTCCGCCGGTCATAGCCCCACCGCCTCCAGCCCCGCCGGCTCCTCCCGCGCCAGGACTGATGCTGCCCCCCCACCACACAGACGCCATGACGATTAAGAGGAAAGTGGACACGAAATACAAGTTACCGACGTTAAACTGGATCGCGCTAAAACCAAATCaggtattttataaacatataatctcGTATAACGTATAAATGACACGatgctatgattttttttaattggcttaTTTCGTCCCCCTCAGTTTTGTACGTCGTAATACACATTTGAACATGtcctatatgtttttaattttaaataaaaacttcccCATAGTTACGTATAATGGATCTCAATAAAGTACGATCACTTCATTAAGATCCACTGAATACGACTACTCCCTCGGAATCTCGAGTGCGACTCGTATAACGCCTCGTCTAACGTGCGTGCGGGCGCAGGTGCGCGGCACGATCTTCAACGAGCTGGACGAGGAGCGGCCGCGGCGGCGCATCAACTTCGCGGAGTTCGAGGAGAAGTTCCGCatcggcggcgcgggcggcggcggcgccgcGCTCGTCAGCGACGACGCGCTCGCGTCCTTCCCCAGCAAGCGCTTCCGCCGCCCCGACACCGTGTCGCTGCTGGAGCACGCGCGCCTGCGCAACATCGGTGCGTGCCGTCTTGGCCTCGACTGCAGCCCTAACGGGGAAAGCCgtaaaaacaacatttgacattgtCATTGGTCattgtcattggtcgagagctcgatctatgatattcactatggatttgcataAATGGCGTTTTGAGCGTTGACGAAAGTGGTACCGGATAtttcgaagtaaaattaaagtggaattaaatatataagtgcactggtgttgtattttaaacaaagatatattaatcataacttCTTAATAGTGCACAACAATCGCCTATAGTTCCCAACATTGGTAGCGTGTTGGCAATGTAAAGAATTAAACATTCCTCGcatatttaccatcaggtggcccgtccGTCCGCcttcctatatcataaaaaagtaaatcgaTAAATAgcaatctaattaaattatcgACATTAATTTTCAGCAATCTCCCGAAGAAAACTAGATACTCCAGTGGAAAAAGTAATAGCGGCGATTCACACGTTGGATCTCAAGCAGTTACCTCTCGAGAGCGTCGAGATCCTCCAGCGGATGGTTCCGACGGAAGCTGAGCAGAAGGCGTACAAGGAATACGTAGCGGAAAAGAAAAACATCAATCAATTGACCGAGGAAGACAAATTCCTCATGCAGTTGGCCAAAGTCGAAAGAATATCAGCAAAACTATCCATAATGAGTTACATGGGCAACTTCTACGACAATATTCACCTAATCACGCCGCAAATACACGCTATAATATCCGGTTCGTCCTCGGTCAAGTCGTCGCAGAAGTTACGGAATGTTCTAGAAATAATATTGGCTTTCGGTAATTACCTGAATAGCAGTAAACGTGGTCCAGCGTATGGATTCAAACTTCAATCACTGGATACTCTTATGGACACAAAGTCGACGGACAAGAGAGTGTCGCTGTTGCATTACATCGTGGCGACGATACGACAAAAT is a window encoding:
- the LOC125068001 gene encoding formin-like protein isoform X2, with product MGLITSRDQTMLDGPVGTTKSHHVRQPSTRNRTKPPMPDRDELESRFIKVLASMDLPPDKAKLLRNYDLEKKWEIICDQDMVQAKDSPAHYLNKLRTYLDPKASRSHRKRKMVGDSTSTQVLRDLEISLRTNHIEWVREFLNEQNQGLDVLIDYLSFRLSMMRHEQRIALARSQSTDAINQANTTTSDCSAPTEISGTLSATWRRRARSADSDGETVGSPAAARRRTRHAARLNMGASTDDIHVCIMCMRAIMNNKYGFNMVIQHREAINSIALSLVHHSLRTKALVLELLAAICLVKGGHQIILSAFDNFKEVVGEPRRFHTLMEYFMNYDTFHIEFMVACMQFVNVIVHSVEDMNFRVHLQYEFTALKLDDYLERLRLCESEDLQVQISAYLDNVFDVAALMEDSETKTAALEKANELEDELGHAHERLTALEREAIAKQATLEAELAQVRHERDQLAEARRQVVEEVSTLRRAQQDSRNRQSMLESKVQELESLTKSLPRGASMGAISTHALCNGTVNGHVSPPGTLTNGDAHQPLPKPPTPPPAPVLPPPPPAPLPPPPPPPPVIAPPPPAPPAPPAPGLMLPPHHTDAMTIKRKVDTKYKLPTLNWIALKPNQVRGTIFNELDEERPRRRINFAEFEEKFRIGGAGGGGAALVSDDALASFPSKRFRRPDTVSLLEHARLRNIAISRRKLDTPVEKVIAAIHTLDLKQLPLESVEILQRMVPTEAEQKAYKEYVAEKKNINQLTEEDKFLMQLAKVERISAKLSIMSYMGNFYDNIHLITPQIHAIISGSSSVKSSQKLRNVLEIILAFGNYLNSSKRGPAYGFKLQSLDTLMDTKSTDKRVSLLHYIVATIRQNFPELLNFDTELMYIDKAAQVSLENVVADVCELERGMEAARREGEARGAAHVLRDFVANAVDKLRRLRAETKHAQDSFAACVEYFGEAPRSCDANAFFSLLVRFTRAFKQADMENEQRRRLEQAAHADSLDPVKAKLAQKKQQRFNYAAVSAGLLQQHLSQLRHSPDLA
- the LOC125068001 gene encoding formin-like protein isoform X1, producing MGLITSRDQTMLDGPVGTTKSHHVRQPSTRNRTKPPMPDRDELESRFIKVLASMDLPPDKAKLLRNYDLEKKWEIICDQDMVQAKDSPAHYLNKLRTYLDPKASRSHRKRKMVGDSTSTQVLRDLEISLRTNHIEWVREFLNEQNQGLDVLIDYLSFRLSMMRHEQRIALARSQSTDAINQANTTTSDCSAPTEISGTLSATWRRRARSADSDGETVGSPAAARRRTRHAARLNMGASTDDIHVCIMCMRAIMNNKYGFNMVIQHREAINSIALSLVHHSLRTKALVLELLAAICLVKGGHQIILSAFDNFKEVVGEPRRFHTLMEYFMNYDTFHIEFMVACMQFVNVIVHSVEDMNFRVHLQYEFTALKLDDYLERLRLCESEDLQVQISAYLDNVFDVAALMEDSETKTAALEKANELEDELGHAHERLTALEREAIAKQATLEAELAQVRHERDQLAEARRQVVEEVSTLRRAQQDSRNRQSMLESKVQELESLTKSLPRGASMGAISTHALCNGTVNGHVSPPGTLTNGDAHQPLPKPPTPPPAPVLPPPPPAPLPPPPPPPPVIAPPPPAPPAPPAPGLMLPPHHTDAMTIKRKVDTKYKLPTLNWIALKPNQVRGTIFNELDEERPRRRINFAEFEEKFRIGGAGGGGAALVSDDALASFPSKRFRRPDTVSLLEHARLRNIAISRRKLDTPVEKVIAAIHTLDLKQLPLESVEILQRMVPTEAEQKAYKEYVAEKKNINQLTEEDKFLMQLAKVERISAKLSIMSYMGNFYDNIHLITPQIHAIISGSSSVKSSQKLRNVLEIILAFGNYLNSSKRGPAYGFKLQSLDTLMDTKSTDKRVSLLHYIVATIRQNFPELLNFDTELMYIDKAAQVSLENVVADVCELERGMEAARREGEARGAAHVLRDFVANAVDKLRRLRAETKHAQDSFAACVEYFGEAPRSCDANAFFSLLVRFTRAFKQADMENEQRRRLEQAAHADSLDPVKAKLAQKKQQEAVINELKTKSQAVGEKKLLHQDEVYNGALEDILHGLRSEPYRRADAVRRSHRRRINSHRLSKGLEELDV
- the LOC125068001 gene encoding formin-like protein isoform X3, which encodes MGLITSRDQTMLDGPVGTTKSHHVRQPSTRNRTKPPMPDRDELESRFIKVLASMDLPPDKAKLLRNYDLEKKWEIICDQDMVQAKDSPAHYLNKLRTYLDPKASRSHRKRKMVGDSTSTQVLRDLEISLRTNHIEWVREFLNEQNQGLDVLIDYLSFRLSMMRHEQRIALARSQSTDAINQANTTTSDCSAPTEISGTLSATWRRRARSADSDGETVGSPAAARRRTRHAARLNMGASTDDIHVCMQFVNVIVHSVEDMNFRVHLQYEFTALKLDDYLERLRLCESEDLQVQISAYLDNVFDVAALMEDSETKTAALEKANELEDELGHAHERLTALEREAIAKQATLEAELAQVRHERDQLAEARRQVVEEVSTLRRAQQDSRNRQSMLESKVQELESLTKSLPRGASMGAISTHALCNGTVNGHVSPPGTLTNGDAHQPLPKPPTPPPAPVLPPPPPAPLPPPPPPPPVIAPPPPAPPAPPAPGLMLPPHHTDAMTIKRKVDTKYKLPTLNWIALKPNQVRGTIFNELDEERPRRRINFAEFEEKFRIGGAGGGGAALVSDDALASFPSKRFRRPDTVSLLEHARLRNIAISRRKLDTPVEKVIAAIHTLDLKQLPLESVEILQRMVPTEAEQKAYKEYVAEKKNINQLTEEDKFLMQLAKVERISAKLSIMSYMGNFYDNIHLITPQIHAIISGSSSVKSSQKLRNVLEIILAFGNYLNSSKRGPAYGFKLQSLDTLMDTKSTDKRVSLLHYIVATIRQNFPELLNFDTELMYIDKAAQVSLENVVADVCELERGMEAARREGEARGAAHVLRDFVANAVDKLRRLRAETKHAQDSFAACVEYFGEAPRSCDANAFFSLLVRFTRAFKQADMENEQRRRLEQAAHADSLDPVKAKLAQKKQQEAVINELKTKSQAVGEKKLLHQDEVYNGALEDILHGLRSEPYRRADAVRRSHRRRINSHRLSKGLEELDV